CAATGAGGCCTTCGCTCACTTCAGTGTCCGCTACTCTTCCTCAACATCTCAACCCCTCAATTGGAACCTCCACTTCTAGGATCAGCTCTAGAACCAAATCGTTGGTGAAAAGCCCAAAATGCAAGGGTCCCTATCtccttttctctcattttctccaaaggttgaactttggattttgttttcttctatgattgaattggggttttgggttggttAAGGAACTTCAAGGATTACGGGTGGCTTTGAACTTATTCAATTCTACTTCGAATCTTCTTATCTTAATTGAATcttgttttgtttgatttccatgggtgacatttttttttttggtttttttgaaAAAACTTTATTTGAAGGGTGTATTAGTGTTTTCATATTAATATTTGGTTATAATTATGATAAATTTAAAAAGGTAGCTAGAATTCTATTTAAGGTAAAaaatttggttagttttccaaaTTTTGAAAACCCTAACATTTATCACAGAGAGAGGACAAAGAGACAGCTCTCCCCTCCCCTGGTACGCCACACGCCACACCACCTCCCCGACCCTCCCTATACTTAGCAGTCAGTCTGCCTTCCGTCGCCACCGCCGTCATCTGCTTCGTTTTCTTCGTAAGTATTTAGTGTATTTTCTTCCTGTATATCTGGGTGCCGGATAACAAAGATTAAGCGAGAATTGTTTGATTATTATTTGAAAATCAATAAGCATATTATTTTTCTCTGATTGTTAGTACTAATTGAAATTTGACAAAGTAATTAGCTGGTGTGTTGGGCGATTTGGATACAGTTTTAGCTAATGACTCTTCTCTTGAAGCCTTTTAATGAAATTGACCAAGTCCTCCGCCTACATCAAATGTTTACAGATGTATATTTCAATCCAATCCTTTGTTTGATCATGCGCACAGTATGTTTAACCAAATATAGACAAAGAAGGTGGCCATATGTCTCTAACCTCTCTCTGTGTTTGTGTGCGGCATAATCTGATTTTGTTGATTTATTGTGGATAGAATAAGATTAGGAGAGGAGATGGCAGACCGGTTGACCCGTATTGCAATCGTGAGCTCCGACAGATGCAAGCCAAAGAAGTGCCGCCAGGAATGCAAGAAGAGCTGCCCTGTTGTCAAGACTGGTATATTATAGTATCCCTTCttaattttatcattttcattgTTTCTGTTAGTAAAGGAAATAGCATATCAGGATTGGTCGAATCACTCAAGATAatggtttcttttgttttcacaaAACGTGCAAATATTTTCCTGTTTCTTGAATTATGAGCTTGCTTTATGTTTCGTGAGGGTATTGGGATGCACAATTCTTGATTACTTAGATTCAGTAGCTGATTGTGTAGCACGTGAACTGTTATTTCTCATGAAACTTATTGTTTGTGTTCAATTATTTGATAATTACAAGGAAATTAAGGAAATGGATTGCCTCTTGCAAGTAGATTTACCCATAAACTTTACTAAGCTCTAAATACATGGTATATAAAAGCAAGGAAAGATTCTACTAAAAATAAAGGCATGAGCTCTCGTATATAGTGTGGAGGTtccaaataattatttaatatttcaGTATTGGCAGAATTCCTGTAATGCATTAGGCTAGGTTTCTTCTTTGTACAAAGCTGATTTTCTTGCCTTGAACCCGATTTTATTAATATACCGTTGTCCTAGAGTGCTACAAATATACACCGCCTTTACCTAACTAATCAATCTACAGGTAAACTATGTATTGAGGTTACCCCTGCAGCCAAGATTGCTTTTATCTCGGAAGAATTGTGCATTGGGTGCGGTATCTGTGTTAAGGTCTGTAAACATTGTGGTTACTGTTCTTTTTTTGTTCCCTATCTTAGTTGGTTCTAAAGACATTCTTTGGACTCTGTTCCATCTCATGATGCAGAAATGCCCATTTGAAGCAATTCAAATCATCAACTTACCGAAGGATTTAAACAAAGATACGACCCATCGTTATGGTCCTAACACTTTCAAACTACACAGGTTAGCTCCTTACCACATTATTGGGAAGTGATCACTGATCATGCTAGCACTTATGTGGCTAacagaaattcaaaatttcaggTTACCAGTCCCAAGGCCAGGTCAAGTTCTAGGTTTGGTTGGAACTAATGGCATTGGGAAGTCGACTGCCCTCAAAGTTTTGGCTGGAAAGTTGAAACCAAATTTAGGCCGTTTCAAGGTAATACTCCTTACAAAATTCACCTTCTCTGATAAGTATAAAATATTATTCAAACTCTTTTTGCTGTATTCTTTGATTAACTTatcttgaagtttttttttcttttcagaatcCTCCAGATTGGCAGGAAATCTTGACCTACTTCCGGGGATCTGAGCTGCAGAATTATTTTACCCGTATTCTGGAAGATAATTTGAAGGTGCCTTTTATGCTCATAACTTTTATAAGTGTATTTCCAAGGTATTTTCTTATAGTTAGGTTAGTTTTCGGACCTAGTGCTTGCTATCCAAGCAGAGCCTTCATATGCCGATTCTGGTACTAGGTGGGTGCTCTTATTGTCATAAATTGGATGGTCAAGATACCTTTTTACCGTCTTCAATGTATTCTGATGAATTCCAAGTTTAGTTTTTCTTCTGGCCCAGTCTGTGGAAACAAAATGCATGCATTtcgattttgtttgtttttatgtaataaatttttTGCTTCGTGCTGATTGCataattataattttcttttcattaacAGGCCATTATAAAGCCCCAGTATGTTGATCACATTCCAAAAGCAGTTCAAGGAAATGTTGGGGAGGTGCTCAACCAGAAAGATGAGAGGGATATGAAGGAAGAACTGTGTGCTGACCTTGAGCTGAACCAGGTTATAGAACGTAATGTAGGGGATTTATCAGGTGGGGAGCTTCAAAGATTTGCCATTGCTGTCGTCGCCATACAGAATGCAGAGATATATATGTTTGACGAACCTTCAAGTTATCTTGATGTGAAACAAAGGCTTAAAGCTGCCCAAGTTGTCCGATCTTTACTCAGGCCTAATAGGTCTTTTTTTCGTATATTTCTCTACTCTCAAATTTTCATTGCATGTATTTGTTGGATTCTTTTTCTTGATTGTCTTCTTTCATGTTTAGCTGATCGGTATGTTCCCTTGTGTTTTCAGCTATGTAATTGTTGTGGAGCATGATCTTAGTGTCTTGGATTACTTGTCAGACTTCATTTGCTGTTTATATGGGAAACCTGGTGCATATGGAGTTGTGACTCTTCCATTCTCAGTTAGAGAAGGAATCAACATCTTCCTGGCCGGATTTGTTCCTACAGAAAATCTTAGGTTCCGAGATGAATCTCTGACATTTAAGGCAAGATTATAAATTTTGTCCATGAATTGGTCTTCTGACTTATCAGTACTTTTTGATTTACTTTGTTGCCTGTATTAGGTTGCTGAGACACCACAGGAAAGTGCTGAGGAAATTGAGACATATGCACGATATAGATACCCATCAATGAGTAAAACTCAGGGAAATTTCAGGCTTCGTGTGGTTGAGGGTGAATTTACAGATTCTCAAATTATTGTGATGCTGGGTGAGAACGGAACAGGGAAGACTACATTTATTCGTATGCTGGtatttttagtttctttttccattttctttttcttcattaaCTATAGCTTATCTGTTTCAGATGTTGAGTTAACATATATTCATCCGATTTTCAGGCGGGTCTATTGAAACCTGATATTGTAGAAAATTCAGATGTGGAGATACCTGAATTCAATGTTTCTTACAAGCCTCAGAAAATCAgtccaaagtttcaatccacTGTCAGACACTTGTTACATTCAAAAATCCGTGATTCATATACTCATCCACAATTTAATTCGGATGTGATGAAGCCTCTTCTAATTGAACAATTAATGGATCAAGAAGTTGTGAATCTCTCTGGCGGTGAGTTGCAGAGGGTTGCATTATGCCTATGCCTCGGGAaggtaaatttattttttactttgtgTAGGACACTTTGAATCTCGGGATGAATTCATTTGAACACTTTGTTGCAGTCTTTCTACTTGGCTGCGTCTGAGTGGGTGGAAGTTGGGGAGTTATAAGTTTTTCTTTAGCCACTATTTAAGATATAAGTTTTTCTTCTGAGATAGGAAACATGCTAGGTGTGAATCCAAATAATTGAGGAATAAGAATGTGTCAGTTCTCAGTATACAATTCATATATCTACCAATATGTAAAGTTGGTTTCTCGTGGCAATCTTGCTGTGCTCTGCCTGTAAAGTAAACAATGTAAATATAGTGATTACATTcacttttgttctttttttattgtttgattCCGGTAAGGTTCTGCCTTACAGTTGCATTATTCTAACTAGTTGAAGTGCATGCAGATCAGTTTTGATGAGTACATTCTAATGTCCGCCTCTATTTACTCAATGCAGCCAGCAGATATTTATCTGATAGATGAACCAAGTGCTTATCTTGATTCTGAGCAGCGTATTGTTGCTTCTAAGGTCATAAAGAggtttatccttcatgctaagAAAACTGCTTTCGTGGTTGAACATGATTTTATTATGGCTACCTACTTGGCTGATAGAGTTATAGTCTATGAGGGGAAGCCGTCAATTGATTGTACTGCAAATTGTCCCCAGTCATTGTTGACTGGGATGAATCTGTTCTTATCGGTAAATGTTGCAATGAATCTCATTGGAATtgctctcgctctctctccctcgctGTGCACAAGCAActtccatttattttgtttctttgtttttttaaatcatGCAGCATCTTGATATCACATTTAGACGTGACCCCACTAACTATCGCCCAAGAATCAACAAATTGGAGTCAACTAAGGATAGGGAACAAAAAGCTGCTGGGTCCTACTATTACCTGGATGATTGATAAGGCCTTGATGGTATGTTTCATTCTTATTCCGtttatttcatgtttttgttgcCATTTTGATATTACAAGGTGTTCCAATTTGCGTTTTGGCCAGATTTGGAGGGCGTTCATATGACCTTAATAATGGAATCACAGCTGAAGTCATGACATTCTGACAAATGATCGGAGGTCCTTTGTTTACCAGAGAGAATGAGTTTTCCAGGCCCTCCCATGTTGTTAGGTACTTGAGTAAGTCATGCCCTTGCCCTATAGATAGTGTGCTTGCACTCATGCAGTTTTGGTAAATTAGTCTCATTGGGCGAAGCAATCTAGATGTACAATTAATGGTCACTCATAGTATCAGCGATTGCAGTTTGAGGAAAGGATGTTTAACTGTTGTGCTTTCTGGGTTTATGTAACAGTGATTTCATCTCTCGtggtaaattttgttttttacatTACAAATTTGTTCTGTAGATGCCTGGGCTTATTCTTGTAAAAGTGTGGAAAGGTTTTAATGCTCAGGGAAAAGAATTCTAATGGGCGTTTGATATGCTGAAGACAGAATTCTACAGTTCTTTGTTTAGTGTCGACTGTTGAGAAAACTGACGCTGTCACAAACTCAACCAATTATTTACCAAATGATTCTTTGTTTACCGCACTTTTAGCTTGGGGTGTAAGCGAATGGAAAGGCGAAATGAAGCTGGAGTGGTAGTTGAGTCTTCTTTGTAATGGAATGGAATGGAATGGAATGTGACAGTCTCTAACGAAAGGAGATAGCCAATAAGCCAAAAATatgggaaaagaaaaagcaagtGATTGAAATTTGCACGAGAACCTATGAtatgtaggggtgggttcggtacggttaccgtaccaaaatcctcgtaccaattaccgtaccaaatttttggtttggtaaaatctattaccattaccataccaaactttcggtataccgaagttcggtattgccaaatgttcggttggcatggtatggcaatggtaattgccactttattttgagacaaaatttgtttttgctttgttcaacatttcatattttgtgCCTCTGTAATAAGACAGATATATAAACCAAATGCATAGACGGAAGAAAATTCTCATAACAAATGCCCAAATGGATTTTGGATTTCCACATTCAAATGGATTTACAGCCGCATGAAATGTTGATGAATTACTTGAAAATTATAAGCCTAAAACAAAGAATGGAAACATAAAGCAGTAATTTAAattgtagcctaaattcatctattattcatcattcataattcacacacacaataattcaaattatgcatcaaaatgaaaattaagcttacaatccaaatagaagttacaaaccaaaacaaatagaagttaacaatccaaatagaagttaaagtttcaaaccaaaggaaaattgaaactaaacttcaaaaggtaaaattcattgatcaattcttcaagTTTAAGATGTCGAaacttttggaggaggcattgaacttgtagaagattgagtttgtgtcaagcctaTATTacaaacgaagaaaacatattagtagtaagaagaattaaagttgaaaaccatttaacaaacaaagaaaatatattataatttataaatatgtgttatattataattatatattatataatttatataaattatatattatattatattttcggTACAGTatggtaataccgtggtaatgatatccattaccaataccgtaccacgaactttcggtacggtacaataccgtaccattaccattggcacaaaaaatttggcacaaaatcggtatgacacggttggcaattcggttggtatggcaatttggcaaaaaaatccacccctaatGATATGGAGAGGTTCTTGCGTGAGTCTTGGGTGTGGTCTGAGAATGGGGAGGGAAACAAATGAGACCGGGTGATGTGTGTGGGCCGGACAAGCTAACTGGTCCGGGTTTCGtatgttaatatttttctaGGTTAAATTATACTAATACCCTTTGAGGttcatgttttcacaaaaactCTGCACCTTTGAAACATTATTCTAACACCTCTTGAGGATTAATTCACTCACATAACTCTTCCTTCCATAActaagggtaatgctagagagagaaagatggccATGGGTGGTTTTGTGAGGCAAAGGTGGTTTAAGGTCTAGGATTTGGGGGTAGAGCGAGGGAGGGGTTTGGTTAGGGATTGGTCTTGAGCGAGAGTAGATCTTGAGCAGGTGTTTCTTTGCTAGACCGCTCTCGATTGTTATAAGCCAAAATAGGATAAAAGGAAGTAACTGAAAGTTGTATATTGAGTCGTAGCATTTTTGTGGACGTtgttatatatacatacacatgtgATTTCATTCACCCTAGAAGGAtagaatcaaatcaaatcaaataaaagcaacaaaattgagaaaatattaatattattctACACACAGATTAATTATTACTCGTTCAAGGAATTTGTTCACTCTTGCTTATGAGTTGCAGAAGTGCATTTGCCTTCCTTTGAGCTCTGTTGGTTCCACTCCTTGTGATCTCTACCAAATGCTCGTACACTCCAAACTGCAGTGCGGCAAGTAAGAAAGAGGAATTGCTTGACCCCAACTCGAGAAGAACTGACGTTGCACATTCCTTGTTCTTGGGTGTTCCTTCCCGGATAAATTCCACCAGAATTTCAATGAATGAGAGCTGTCCAATCTCTTGTCGTCCATCTGGATGTGATGCAAGAAGTAAGAAGATGGAGAGCGCTTCGTCGACCATGCCCAAGTTTCTGTCCTTGAGTAGCTGGAGTAGTGGTGGTACAATGCCAGCACTAATGGCCCTCCCCTTGTTTGCTTGGTTCAGAGATAAGTTAAACAGTGCCGTGGCAGCGTCTTTTCTACCTCTAATAGTCCCGTCCTGCAACAAGTCTACTAATGGCGGAATGCCATTTGATTCTCCCACAATTACTTTGTTCTCATCAATCATCGACAAGCTAAATAAAGCTGCTGCAGAGTTCTCTCTAGCTTCTGTGCTTCCATTCTGCAAAACTTCTATAATAGCTGGAATGGCTTCTTCTCTGGTTATCAATTTCTTGTTTGTTTCATCAATCGATAAGTTCAAAAGAGCCGTTACTGCATGCTGTTGAACTTTAGAATCTGGGTAGGAAAGAAGTTGCACCAGTGGCGGGATTCCTCCACCTTTGGCAACCAAAATTCTGTTCTCTGGGTTCTCTTTAGAGATCAAACGAATCTTCATGACCGCATTCCTTTGCACTTCTAAGTGACTTGAGGACAGTTGGTCAACCAATGATGAGATCTCCTCTTTGTGTTCGGTGGAGGAGCTTTCCTGGCCCGTGGAAGTTTCTTTTTTCGGGAGCTGGAATTTGTTCTTCTCACACCACTGCATGATTAGATTTTTTAGAGCATAATTCGGTGCAAGTGACAGGTGAGCCAGAGTCTGCCTGGTCTTGGGACATGTCCTATGATTGGTGTCGAGCCACTTTTGTATGCTTTCTCTGTTATACGTCTTTAATGAAATATCCAAACccgaggaaaaaaaaaagatgaatcaGTTCCCGTTCTGTTAATATAACAATTGTAAACGTAAACTGAGCGCAAAGTTTACTTTTACTCTACAAGAGTTATGCTCCAATACACACAACATGAGtagaaggaagaaaaatataaactaGGGAAACCTAGCCAGTGCATGTTTCATGTAAGCAACTCACCTGTCCACTTGCAACAATAACAGGATCCGT
Above is a window of Malus sylvestris chromosome 15, drMalSylv7.2, whole genome shotgun sequence DNA encoding:
- the LOC126604665 gene encoding ABC transporter E family member 2-like isoform X1 — protein: MADRLTRIAIVSSDRCKPKKCRQECKKSCPVVKTGKLCIEVTPAAKIAFISEELCIGCGICVKKCPFEAIQIINLPKDLNKDTTHRYGPNTFKLHRLPVPRPGQVLGLVGTNGIGKSTALKVLAGKLKPNLGRFKNPPDWQEILTYFRGSELQNYFTRILEDNLKAIIKPQYVDHIPKAVQGNVGEVLNQKDERDMKEELCADLELNQVIERNVGDLSGGELQRFAIAVVAIQNAEIYMFDEPSSYLDVKQRLKAAQVVRSLLRPNSYVIVVEHDLSVLDYLSDFICCLYGKPGAYGVVTLPFSVREGINIFLAGFVPTENLRFRDESLTFKVAETPQESAEEIETYARYRYPSMSKTQGNFRLRVVEGEFTDSQIIVMLGENGTGKTTFIRMLAGLLKPDIVENSDVEIPEFNVSYKPQKISPKFQSTVRHLLHSKIRDSYTHPQFNSDVMKPLLIEQLMDQEVVNLSGGELQRVALCLCLGKISFDEYILMSASIYSMQPADIYLIDEPSAYLDSEQRIVASKVIKRFILHAKKTAFVVEHDFIMATYLADRVIVYEGKPSIDCTANCPQSLLTGMNLFLSHLDITFRRDPTNYRPRINKLESTKDREQKAAGSYYYLDD
- the LOC126604665 gene encoding ABC transporter E family member 2-like isoform X2 translates to MADRLTRIAIVSSDRCKPKKCRQECKKSCPVVKTGKLCIEVTPAAKIAFISEELCIGCGICVKKCPFEAIQIINLPKDLNKDTTHRYGPNTFKLHRLPVPRPGQVLGLVGTNGIGKSTALKVLAGKLKPNLGRFKNPPDWQEILTYFRGSELQNYFTRILEDNLKAIIKPQYVDHIPKAVQGNVGEVLNQKDERDMKEELCADLELNQVIERNVGDLSGGELQRFAIAVVAIQNAEIYMFDEPSSYLDVKQRLKAAQVVRSLLRPNSYVIVVEHDLSVLDYLSDFICCLYGKPGAYGVVTLPFSVREGINIFLAGFVPTENLRFRDESLTFKVAETPQESAEEIETYARYRYPSMSKTQGNFRLRVVEGEFTDSQIIVMLGENGTGKTTFIRMLAGLLKPDIVENSDVEIPEFNVSYKPQKISPKFQSTVRHLLHSKIRDSYTHPQFNSDVMKPLLIEQLMDQEVVNLSGGELQRVALCLCLGKPADIYLIDEPSAYLDSEQRIVASKVIKRFILHAKKTAFVVEHDFIMATYLADRVIVYEGKPSIDCTANCPQSLLTGMNLFLSHLDITFRRDPTNYRPRINKLESTKDREQKAAGSYYYLDD
- the LOC126601873 gene encoding U-box domain-containing protein 15-like, which codes for MVIDGEIRDEGEGGGGGGSGGGGEIRDETAEGVIEYVAQFGDYRRTQRKECYNLVRRMKLLLPLFQETRELDGPIPERGAAWLANLKKVLLMAKKLLKTCNEGSKIYLALESEAVMVRFHAVHERLGQALEGLPDELCLSDEVEEQVELMIMQLRRARKRTDTQDIELAMDIMVVLSKKEDRNADSAIIERLAQKLDLQKSEDLKIETIAVRNLVKDKERGGPSAETTQQIIDLLNKFRQIAGMEATDVLDGPVMPKMLEKCPSLMIPHEFLCPITLEIMTDPVIVASGQTYNRESIQKWLDTNHRTCPKTRQTLAHLSLAPNYALKNLIMQWCEKNKFQLPKKETSTGQESSSTEHKEEISSLVDQLSSSHLEVQRNAVMKIRLISKENPENRILVAKGGGIPPLVQLLSYPDSKVQQHAVTALLNLSIDETNKKLITREEAIPAIIEVLQNGSTEARENSAAALFSLSMIDENKVIVGESNGIPPLVDLLQDGTIRGRKDAATALFNLSLNQANKGRAISAGIVPPLLQLLKDRNLGMVDEALSIFLLLASHPDGRQEIGQLSFIEILVEFIREGTPKNKECATSVLLELGSSNSSFLLAALQFGVYEHLVEITRSGTNRAQRKANALLQLISKSEQIP